CGCTATGGATTTGTGTTTGTGATAGCTAGCCAGGATGAGTCCGAGCGCAGATTCCGCCACAGTGCTGGCAAAAAGCCCCTTGGCGTTGGCCCATCGCACCTTATCAGTGAGTTTATTTTCCTTGAGCAGATCATCTAACCCGGCATAGGTTGTTTGTACGTAGCGCACAGATTCCGGTAACTCCGGGAATTGTTTTCCGCCGCCGTTATAAACCAAAAAATCAATGTTGTCGGGAATAATCCCCTCTTCCGCCGGAAGGTACTGGTGTCCAGCACTTTCGATCTCCGCTACGGTAGTCTCCCAGACCTGGGGGTACATCGAAAATCTCACGTAATAACTCCTTCGCGGTTCATCGGTGTTTTCTTCTTCTCCACAGTCTAGGGGCTCACCCTCACTTCCGGGATATACCCAAAACCTATTTTTCAATAATCAATCAGTATTCGGTATTGTTTTTTCTGCACACTTTTCAACTTCCACAGGTAATGGAAAGAACCTTTTATGGAAAACTTAGAACAAAAAAGTATAGAGAAATTAAGCGCCAGTGCTTTTACTATGAAAGTGCTAAATGGTATCTCCGTTGCCGTGGTTGTTACCTTGGTACCCCAGGCTCTTTTGGGAGAATTACTGAAAGCTCTCTTGCCTATATTCCCTGCGGGCCAAAACATTATTAATTTAGTAGGCCTTACCTCCTCTCTTCTCCCTGTCATTATCGGAATGATGGTGGCTGTCGAATTTAAACTCACCCCCATCCAAACCGCCGTAGTAGCTATTTCCTCAGTTCTTGGATCCGGGGTTGCCACCGCCCAAGGCGATGGAAGTTTCCTCCTCAAAGGTACTGGTCTAGTTATCAATAGCGGCGTAACGGCGGCGCTGGCCGTAGGGCTCGTTCTCTTTATTGGCACAAAACTCCGCAGCTACACTATTTTATTGCTCGCCACGCTCACTATTTTGACGGTTGGCAGTATCGGTGCTTTCGTCACCTATCCAGCGGTTAAGGTATTTACTATTTGGCTCGGAAAACTGATAAACGGCACAACAGAACTACAACCTATTTTCATGGGAATTATTTTGGCCGCCCTTTTCTCGGTGCTTATTGTCTCGCCTGTATCTACCGTTGGAATTGCCACCGCGATTTTTATGGAAGGCGTTTCCTCCGGCACCGCTAATCTGGGGTGCGTCGCCGCCGGAATGACATTAATGGTTGCCGGGTGGAAAGCAAATGGTTTTGCCAATAGCATTATCCACATTGTGGGTTCCCCCAAGGTGCAAATGGCAAATATGTTTGCCCATCCACGTTGCCTAATCCCCATCGTCCTTCACGCTGCAATCCTCGGCGGAATCGGCGGGGCCTTCCAAGTCACCGGTTCCGCCATCTCTGCAGGCTTCGGCCTTTCCGGATTAGCGGGCCCGCTAGCTGCACTCAATCACGAGGGCTGGGGCTGGAGCGCCGGAAATATCGCCATCGTGCTGCTGTGCTGGGTCATTCTCCCCTTCATCCTTGCCGTCATCTTCACCCGGATTTTTGAAAAAATTGGCTGGACTCAACCCGAATACTATGCGTTGAGGTTCACCTAGAAGTTGGTGTATCAGCGCCAAAAGCCGCCTAGGGTTTCAGGTCTTCTCAAACCTTAGGCGGCTTCTTCTTATCCTTAGATGGCGCGTCCAGGGCTGAGAATCCCCTTGGGGTCCAACGCCTTCTTAATAGCATGTTGTGCCGCTAAGGTAGCTTCATCGAATTGCATGGGTAGTTCGTGGTGTTTGAAGATACCAATGCCATGCTCCCCGGAGATAACTCCGTCAAGTTCAATAGCAGCTGCAGTGATGCGGTCAGTTACCCGGTTCGCTGTGTCCCAATCATTGTCAACTACTTCAATCATGGGGTGCAGGTTGCCGTCACCCACGTGAGCGACTATCCGCACCTGGTGTTGTTCTTCCTCAGCGATATCTTCAATTTTCGCGATGAGTTCCGGCAGTCGAGGAACCGGAACACCGGTATCACCTTGTACCCATACTCCTCGTTTCTGCAACGCCGGTAAAGAAAGCTTCCGCACCGCCATAAGCCCGTCGCCAGGTTGACGTCGAACCTCAGAAGCCCCAGCGTGTTCGGCGCATTCGCACGCAATATCAACGCTACGTGCGGCGTTCTCCCCCACCGCCATACCAATTATCAACGCCGCCTGAGGGATAGCTAAACCAGCGTGGTTATCTTCTTCCACCCACTGAGTCACAGTGGCATCAAGCATCTCAAGGACTTCAAGCTCCGCAGCAGATTTCACCATGCTGACCACAGCTCGGCCGGCGTCGTCAATGGAGTCAAAACTAGCCAGGAACGTTTCCGGGGTGCCCTGGGGAATAGGGGTGAGCCACACAGTTGCTTTGGTGATAATCCCCAACGTTCCTTCCGAACCCACAAAGAGTTGGGTGAGGTTTAAACCAGTGGCGTTCTTTATGGTTCGCGACCCGGTGCTAATAACTGAACCATCCGCTAAAACAACGGTTAAGGCCGCTACGTGATCAGCCGTAGTGCCGTAGGCAATACATCGCAACCCACCGGCATTAGTGGCAATAGTTCCCCCAATAGTTGCCCTTGCTGAGCTAGCTGGATCCGGGGCATAGAATAGTCCGTACTTTCGCACGGCGGAATCTAGGTCTTGGACAATAACCCCGGCTTGAACAGTGGCTAAGCGAGCATCAGCGTCAACCTCAAGGATGCTATTCATCTGATGCATCGCAATAACTAATCCGCCTTCATAGGGTAAGGCTCCGCCAGCTAAACCGGTACCTGCGGCCCAAATAGACACCGGTAACTCATGGTCATAGGCAAATTTCACGCTTGTCGCAACATGCTCTGTGGTGCGGGGAATAACAACCGCAGCTGGCTTAGGTGGATCAGCATCTTCCGGAACCTGGGCTGAATCGCGAAGAAAAGGCCCCATCGTAGCGGGATCCGTAATAAGGTCAACCTCGTCAGGAAGAAGGGTGCGTAACTCATCAAGGTTTAAGGTGGTCATGGAATCATGATAAACCCTGGGGGTTGGACCTCACCTAACTTAAAGCCGGCTGGCGTAGTGAGAGAGATAATCAGCATGGACTACTGAGCGCCGTTTTCCCTCTGGTAACTCCTCGGAGCGTTTCCCAATTAAAGAACGAAGTTCGACGGCGTCAAAGCGTACCTCACCTCGACCTAAAAGCTGACCCTCTGGCCCGGTGATATCCACAATGTCACCCACCCGGAATTCGCCTTCGACCCCGGTGATTCCTACCGCAAGAAGAGAATGCCCGCCGGAGATCACTGCCTCCATGGCTCCTTGATCTACCCGCAGCACTCCTGTTGAATCTGCGGCGTGCAGGGCCCAAAATTTCCAGGCGGAAATACGGTTGTCCCGGGGATAAAACACCGTCCCCACCGAAGCGTCGTCTAAAGCAGGGCCAACATTGTCCGCCGCAGCTAAAAGAACCGGAACACCACCACGGGCAGCTAGCCGAGCCGCAGCGACTTTAGAAGCCATTCCACCGGTTCCCACTTTCCCACCGTCTCCGGCTACCACCCCTTGCAGGTCATGGCCGGAACGGACTTCCGGGATAAAACGCGCCCCTGGCTCTTGCGGGTTACGGTCATAGAGACCATCCACATCAGACAACAACACTAGAGCATCTGCTTGAACTAAATGAGCTACCAAGGCGGCAAGACGGTCATTGTCACCGAAGTGAAACTCCGCGGTCGCCACGGTGTCATTCTCATTGACTATCGGAACCACTCGCATCCGACGGAGCCGATCCAGCGTCCGTTGAGCATTACGAGCCCGGGAGCGAATTCCTGCATCAGAGGCGGTGAGCAGCACCTGCGCTACGGTTCGGCCGTAGCGGGCAAAAGAACGCGCCCAGTGGTGGGCTAAGTGCACCTGCCCGACGGCCGCAGCAGCTTGCTTCGTTGCAAGGTCAGCGGGCCGAGACTGCAACCCCAGTGGAGCCATCCCAGCGGCAACCGCACCAGAGGACACCACAATGATGTCAGTGCCTCGGAGCATCCGCGCTTGGAAGGCATCAACAAAACGGTCAATGCGGGCTGGATCAACCAGGTGATTATCCCCAGTCAACGAAGAAGATCCGATTTTGACGACGATCCGACGAGCTTGAGCAATATCTTGCCTTAAGCTAGCCAGATGGGCGTCGGCCGAAATAATGCTTGGGTTAGGAAGCCCAGCCGATGGAAAATCTGGGGCAGCAGATTGCCCCGCATAGGGCTGGTGCGGTAAGGAATCCGAGGTCGACACGGAGAACTATCCCTCCCAACGATCCCGACGGGCTTCTTCCCCATCGCCATAGTCATATTCATCAATAAGACCACGACGGGCTTGGGAGGCACGCTTGCGTTCTGCGGCACTTCGCCGAGAGGTGCGTTCTAGACGAATATCAGTACCACGACCAGATAGTGGGCTATCTGCCCCAGCCGTGGTCATGGGCTCCCATTCGAAGGTGATATCACCAATACTGACACTGCATCCTTCCGCAGCTCCGGCTTTAAAGAGGGCGTCTTCTACCCCCAGCTTATTGAGCCGATCAGCGAGATACCCCACCGCCTCATCGTTCTCAAAATCAGTTTGACGAATCCACCGCTCGGGTTTATCCCCGCGCACCACGAATCCACCAGGAATCTCCGAATCAGGTTCGATGATAAACCCAGCATCCTTTGTCCGAGCATCCACCGCACGAGGACGAATGATGGTGTGGGCGGAATCAGCCTTGTGGATGGGCCGCTTCGTGCGAGCCTGCTTTACAATTTCCATCAGCTGATAAACCAGAGGATCTAACCCCCGCCGCGCCACTGCTGAGATAATAAAAACCGGCCACCCAAATTTTTCGGCTAAATCCTCCCGCACAAACTCCGCTAGTTCTTCCGCCTCGGGGACGTCGGCCTTATTCAACACAATTACTCGTGGACGCTGCCTCACATCACCCAACCCAATATCGTTTTCTAAGGCGTCTTGGTAGGCGGCAAGTTCTTCTTCTAAGGCTTCGATGTCACTTACCGGGTCGCGGCCGGACTCTAACGTGGCGCAATCGACCACATGGGCAAGGACCGCGGTTCTTTCAATGTGCCTTAAGAAATCGAGGCCCAATCCCTTGCCTTGGCTGGCGCCTGGGATCAATCCAGGCACATCAGCGATGGTGAAACTATCATGCCCGACGTTCACCACACCGAGGTTGGGTTGCAGGGTCGTGAAAGGATAGTCACCGATTTTTGGTTTGGCCGCCGACAGGACCGAAATCAAAGAGGATTTTCCAGCCGAGGGGAAACCCACCAAACCTACATCGGCCATGGATTTTAATTCCAGCACCAGGTCTTTTTGTTCACCTGGCTCCCCTTTGAGAGCAAAACCAGGGGCTTTGCGGTGTTGAGATGCCAACGCGGCATTACCTAAGCCACCAAATCCGCCTTCAGCAGCAATAAACCGAGTTCCCGGGGTAGTGAGATCCGCCAAGGTGTCGCCATCCTCGCTCAACACCACCGTTCCCACAGGAACCTGAAGAATCAGATCCTCTCCCCGCTTTCCGTTGCGGTGATCTCCTGCCCCGTTGCCACCGCGTTGGGCTTTAAGATGCGGGCGGAAGTGAAAATCCAACAAAGTATGGATTTGCGGGGACACTTCCAGAATAATGTCCCCGCCGTGACCACCGTTTCCGCCATCGGGCCCACCGAGGGGCTTGAATTTTTCTCGATGCACAGAGGCGCACCCATGCCCGCCGTCACCGGCGGTGAGATGTAGAACCACGCGATCAATAAAACGAGCCATGGCAGAAAGGAGCTCCTGAGGTTGAGGTAGGTGTAGATAAGGTAGAGCGGAATTTATGAAAAAAGCACAACCCTTGATGAATGTTAGGGCTGTGCTTTCACACTATATTGTCGGACAGTCATCCAAAGCTACAGTTTTCTTTAAATGAGGCTGAGTCCGAACCGGGTTTGCGTCGGATTTTTTAGGCCTCTACTGGCTCGTTTTCCACGACGTTAACCATGCGGCGGGTCCGCTTGATCGAGAACTTCACAGCGCCCGGCTTCAGTGCGAACAGCGTGTCATCTCCACCACGTCCAACATTCTCACCAGGGTGGAACTTGGTGCCGCGCTGACGGACCAGGATTTCACCGGCCTTGACCTGCTGGCCACCGAAGCGCTTAACACCCAGGCGCTTGGCCTCGGAATCACGACCGTTGCTGGAGCTCGATGCACCCTTTTTGTGTGCCATTGTGGTTTCCCTCCCTTAAAGGTAACTACGGCTTATTTAATGCCGGTGATTTTCACGACGGTCAGCGGCTGACGGTGACCCCAGCGACGCTTATAACCAGTCTTGTTCTTGTAGTGCATACCGCGGATCTTCGGCCCCTTGACGTGCTCGACGATCTCAGCATCAACGCTGACGCCAGAAAGCTGGTCCGCGGTGGATTTAACATCGGCGCCATCGACGAGCAGAACCGGGGTGAGAGCCACGGACGATCCCGGCTCACCCTCGATCTTCTCGACCTTGACGAGGTCACCTTCGGCAACCTTGTACTGCTTGCCGCCGGTCTTGACGATCGCGTACATAGGAGGGTTACCCCTTATCTAAAACTCGACTCAGGCTGCCGGCACCCCAGCGGCCTGAAAGGACAGGTACTGATTTTTCTTGAGCCAAGGGTCCACACCCACCGTGGGCACACCAAGGCTGCGACTGTCAAAGACTACACCCCCAAGTGCTGAAGAATCAACTTCCCAGCTCTTGGGGGTGCCCCCGGACTATCTCATCCGCGTCAGTGCTGACTTTTCCTTATCCTCGCCGGCTCATTTTCCGAACCGCGCGACGACGCCCCCGGCCAGAACTCCGCTTCTGGGTGGCAGGTTTTTCGCCCGACTTGGTGTCAGAGCTAGACACCCGCTTAGTCTTCTGCTCGCTCCTGCGCTCCCGCTGAGCTTGTACCCGGGCCCGGCGCACTGCTCGACGTCGGCCCCGTCGAGACTCTTGAACCTCAATGGTAACGGTGCGAGAACTCAGTGAGGCTGAATCATCGTGTTCCATATCATCGCTATCAGCTTCCACGCCGGCAGGTTCAAAATCCTCAGGACGTGGTTCATAGTCAGAACGGGAATTACCGCGGGTTCGTAATTTCCGCCGTGGGGATCGATCAAAGGCTTCCTTGGCTTCCTCATAGGTGCCGTTCGGCTGGGAGTCTGCCGAATCACTGTGATCATCAGCCGGCGTCTGTTCACCAAGCTGATCCTCAGACTCTTGCTGCTTACCGCGGCCACGTCCCCGGCCACGTCCACCGCGACGGGTGGAGCGACGCCGCCGAGGCCTATACTCCTCCTGCTCCTCCGCCTCATCGACGATGACGGCAGCCGCAAGATCTTCAATACTGCTGCTACCCTGCGTGGATTCTTCCTCCGGGGTCACCACATCATCAAGCTCATCTTCTCGGTGCCGCTGAATGGCCTCGGCTACCGGATGCGGCTGCAGTGGCTTGCGCTGACGTCGAGCCTTTGAGGCAGCTTTTTCTGCGCGCTGTTCGCTGCGATCCACCGGATCCTTATGAATAATGATCCCGCGACCATCACACGCCTCACAAGGGGTAGTAAAGGTCTCTAGCAACCCAGTACCCATGCGCTTTCGTGTCATCTGGACTAAGCCCAGAGACGTGACTTCGCTAACCTGGTGCCGACTCCGATCCCGTTCCAGGGCCTCACTGAGTTTGCGCAAGACCAGTTCTTGGTTTTCTGGCAGCACCATATCAATGAAGTCAATAACAATCATCCCACCAATATCACGCAGCCGGAGTTGCCGAACAATTTCTTCGGCAGCTTCAATGTTATTGGTTGTCACCGATTCTTCTAGGTTTCCCCCAGTACCCGTGAAACTTCCCGTGTTGACATCAATCACCGTCATCGCTTCGGTTCGATCAATGATAAGGCTGCCACCGGAAGGCAAATACACCTTGCGAGCAAGACCTTGATCAATTTGACCATCAACATCATGCTTGGCAAAGGCGTCTTTATCCCCAGATTCCCGGGAATTAAAACGCACGAGTCGATCCTTAAGATCCGATGCCACCGAGTCAACGTAGCTTGAGACGATATTCCAGGACCGATCCCCATCCACAATGAGTTCTTTGAAATCCTCATTAAACAGGTCCCGCACTACTTTAATAAGGACATCTGGCTCCTCATAGAGGGTAACTGGCTTCGCACCCTTGGACTCCTTTTCGGCAGTAGCACGTTTATTCATCTGCTCCCACGTGCGATGCAGGCGGTTAACATCTTCAGCGATATGTTTTTCCGCAACGCCTTCCGCAGCGGTCCGAATAATGATGCCACCCTCCTCAGGGGCAACCCGATTCAGGATCTCCTTGAGACGCTTACGCTCAGGCCCAGGCAACTTACGAGAAATACCAGCATTTCGACCCTGAGGTACATACACCAAATAGCGACCTGCCAAGGAAATATGCGTGCTGAGCCGAGCTCCTTTTTGGCCAATCGGGTCCTTAGTTACCTGCACCATTACCTGATCACCAACATGCAGAGCCTGCTCAATACGGCGTTGTTTACCGCTGAGGCTAGCTTCCCGCCAATCTACCTCTCCGGCGTAGAGAACACCGTTTCGATCAGCACCAATATCAATAAACGCGGCTTCCATATTCGGCAGCACATTTTGCACGCGCCCCAAATAGACATTGCCAATCATCGAGGCTTGTTCTTCTGAGGTAACAAAATGCTCCACCAGTTTTCCGTCTTCCAGCAGACCCACCTGTGTTACCCGTCCCGGGCGACCATCAAACCGCTGCCTTTCGCGCACCACCATGCAGCGTTCCACCGCTTCCCGGCGCGCCAAGAATTCTTTCTCGCTGAGCACATGCCGACGTTGAGCATCGCGAATCTCCGAACGCCGCCGCCGTTGGGCCTCTAAACGAGTAGAGCCGCGCAGAGCCACCGGCTCCTCCACGTGTTCTACCTCAACCTGACGAGACGAGGATTTGGTGCTGCTTCGCTTTGCCCGACGCCGCCCTCGACGCATCGCCCCCGACTCCTCCTGACGGGACTTCTCTTGTTTTTCTTCCCCCACTACAGAACCCTCAGGACCACTATCTTCTTCATCATCAGGCGAGCTAGGTGCCATAAATAGCGGATAGGATGATTCTTCCGGTTGGCTTTCCTGAGCCTCTGATAGAGAACGCTCCACCTTTTCTTCAATTTGGTGGATCTCATTAGCCACATTCTTTTCCACCCGATGACGGATCTGCTTGAGGGGCTCCTTATCGGCTGTGTCCTCCTGCGCCGGAGTGGCTAGGTGGTTCAGAATCTTATTAGCTTCTTCGACTGACAGCGTGGACATGGCTACCTTGACCATCCCCAAGTTATTCAGTTTCAGCACCAACTCTTTAGAGGTCAGCTGAAGCTGTTTCGCCAGGGCATGGACGCGGGTCTTAGCTGGCAGACTAGAGCGGTCAAACTTCGCCGCTAGCTCCACATAGTCCGGAAAATCTGATTTTTTTGACGTGCTTCGACCACGCCGGGAACGCGACTTTTCAGCCACCAATAGCTCCTTTATTTTCTCGTCGGGGGCGCTGTCCCGGGCGCTGGCACAATATCGACATATCGAGGCCGCCGCCGCACAGTTCAGCTCCCGCACCGACTTCATCTTCAATAATTCAAGTCTTTATGACGCTAGGCGTCGAGTTCCATTGTTCCACACAACGCCACAACCGCAGAATGTAGCGCCACGAAAAGACCGCTGGAGGGGAGGTGGGTGCAGGGGAGCTAAGAATAAAACGGCAGCATAGTTGGGAGAAAATTCCCAGCTATGCTGCTGTTGTTCGGTACGGCGGATATTCCACCCTAGTATTTAATGGCGATCCGACCGTCTACTTTCCCATCTACCAGGTGCCGGAAAACATCATTAATATCTTCCAGTTGGCATTCGCTGACAATGGGTTTGACTAAGCCGCGCGCATAAAAGTCGAGGGCTTCGTCCATGTCTTGGCGGGTCCCGACCAAGGAA
This genomic interval from Corynebacterium poyangense contains the following:
- a CDS encoding translation initiation factor IF-2 N-terminal domain-containing protein → MELAAKFDRSSLPAKTRVHALAKQLQLTSKELVLKLNNLGMVKVAMSTLSVEEANKILNHLATPAQEDTADKEPLKQIRHRVEKNVANEIHQIEEKVERSLSEAQESQPEESSYPLFMAPSSPDDEEDSGPEGSVVGEEKQEKSRQEESGAMRRGRRRAKRSSTKSSSRQVEVEHVEEPVALRGSTRLEAQRRRRSEIRDAQRRHVLSEKEFLARREAVERCMVVRERQRFDGRPGRVTQVGLLEDGKLVEHFVTSEEQASMIGNVYLGRVQNVLPNMEAAFIDIGADRNGVLYAGEVDWREASLSGKQRRIEQALHVGDQVMVQVTKDPIGQKGARLSTHISLAGRYLVYVPQGRNAGISRKLPGPERKRLKEILNRVAPEEGGIIIRTAAEGVAEKHIAEDVNRLHRTWEQMNKRATAEKESKGAKPVTLYEEPDVLIKVVRDLFNEDFKELIVDGDRSWNIVSSYVDSVASDLKDRLVRFNSRESGDKDAFAKHDVDGQIDQGLARKVYLPSGGSLIIDRTEAMTVIDVNTGSFTGTGGNLEESVTTNNIEAAEEIVRQLRLRDIGGMIVIDFIDMVLPENQELVLRKLSEALERDRSRHQVSEVTSLGLVQMTRKRMGTGLLETFTTPCEACDGRGIIIHKDPVDRSEQRAEKAASKARRQRKPLQPHPVAEAIQRHREDELDDVVTPEEESTQGSSSIEDLAAAVIVDEAEEQEEYRPRRRRSTRRGGRGRGRGRGKQQESEDQLGEQTPADDHSDSADSQPNGTYEEAKEAFDRSPRRKLRTRGNSRSDYEPRPEDFEPAGVEADSDDMEHDDSASLSSRTVTIEVQESRRGRRRAVRRARVQAQRERRSEQKTKRVSSSDTKSGEKPATQKRSSGRGRRRAVRKMSRRG
- the proB gene encoding glutamate 5-kinase; its protein translation is MSTSDSLPHQPYAGQSAAPDFPSAGLPNPSIISADAHLASLRQDIAQARRIVVKIGSSSLTGDNHLVDPARIDRFVDAFQARMLRGTDIIVVSSGAVAAGMAPLGLQSRPADLATKQAAAAVGQVHLAHHWARSFARYGRTVAQVLLTASDAGIRSRARNAQRTLDRLRRMRVVPIVNENDTVATAEFHFGDNDRLAALVAHLVQADALVLLSDVDGLYDRNPQEPGARFIPEVRSGHDLQGVVAGDGGKVGTGGMASKVAAARLAARGGVPVLLAAADNVGPALDDASVGTVFYPRDNRISAWKFWALHAADSTGVLRVDQGAMEAVISGGHSLLAVGITGVEGEFRVGDIVDITGPEGQLLGRGEVRFDAVELRSLIGKRSEELPEGKRRSVVHADYLSHYASRL
- the rpmA gene encoding 50S ribosomal protein L27, which codes for MAHKKGASSSSNGRDSEAKRLGVKRFGGQQVKAGEILVRQRGTKFHPGENVGRGGDDTLFALKPGAVKFSIKRTRRMVNVVENEPVEA
- a CDS encoding PTS sugar transporter subunit IIC; the encoded protein is MENLEQKSIEKLSASAFTMKVLNGISVAVVVTLVPQALLGELLKALLPIFPAGQNIINLVGLTSSLLPVIIGMMVAVEFKLTPIQTAVVAISSVLGSGVATAQGDGSFLLKGTGLVINSGVTAALAVGLVLFIGTKLRSYTILLLATLTILTVGSIGAFVTYPAVKVFTIWLGKLINGTTELQPIFMGIILAALFSVLIVSPVSTVGIATAIFMEGVSSGTANLGCVAAGMTLMVAGWKANGFANSIIHIVGSPKVQMANMFAHPRCLIPIVLHAAILGGIGGAFQVTGSAISAGFGLSGLAGPLAALNHEGWGWSAGNIAIVLLCWVILPFILAVIFTRIFEKIGWTQPEYYALRFT
- the rplU gene encoding 50S ribosomal protein L21, whose amino-acid sequence is MYAIVKTGGKQYKVAEGDLVKVEKIEGEPGSSVALTPVLLVDGADVKSTADQLSGVSVDAEIVEHVKGPKIRGMHYKNKTGYKRRWGHRQPLTVVKITGIK
- a CDS encoding FAD-binding oxidoreductase, whose amino-acid sequence is MTTLNLDELRTLLPDEVDLITDPATMGPFLRDSAQVPEDADPPKPAAVVIPRTTEHVATSVKFAYDHELPVSIWAAGTGLAGGALPYEGGLVIAMHQMNSILEVDADARLATVQAGVIVQDLDSAVRKYGLFYAPDPASSARATIGGTIATNAGGLRCIAYGTTADHVAALTVVLADGSVISTGSRTIKNATGLNLTQLFVGSEGTLGIITKATVWLTPIPQGTPETFLASFDSIDDAGRAVVSMVKSAAELEVLEMLDATVTQWVEEDNHAGLAIPQAALIIGMAVGENAARSVDIACECAEHAGASEVRRQPGDGLMAVRKLSLPALQKRGVWVQGDTGVPVPRLPELIAKIEDIAEEEQHQVRIVAHVGDGNLHPMIEVVDNDWDTANRVTDRITAAAIELDGVISGEHGIGIFKHHELPMQFDEATLAAQHAIKKALDPKGILSPGRAI
- the obgE gene encoding GTPase ObgE; translation: MARFIDRVVLHLTAGDGGHGCASVHREKFKPLGGPDGGNGGHGGDIILEVSPQIHTLLDFHFRPHLKAQRGGNGAGDHRNGKRGEDLILQVPVGTVVLSEDGDTLADLTTPGTRFIAAEGGFGGLGNAALASQHRKAPGFALKGEPGEQKDLVLELKSMADVGLVGFPSAGKSSLISVLSAAKPKIGDYPFTTLQPNLGVVNVGHDSFTIADVPGLIPGASQGKGLGLDFLRHIERTAVLAHVVDCATLESGRDPVSDIEALEEELAAYQDALENDIGLGDVRQRPRVIVLNKADVPEAEELAEFVREDLAEKFGWPVFIISAVARRGLDPLVYQLMEIVKQARTKRPIHKADSAHTIIRPRAVDARTKDAGFIIEPDSEIPGGFVVRGDKPERWIRQTDFENDEAVGYLADRLNKLGVEDALFKAGAAEGCSVSIGDITFEWEPMTTAGADSPLSGRGTDIRLERTSRRSAAERKRASQARRGLIDEYDYGDGEEARRDRWEG